The Actinopolyspora erythraea genome has a segment encoding these proteins:
- a CDS encoding UDP-glucose dehydrogenase family protein: protein MTTVTVIGAGYVGLTTAACLAHLGHRVTAVDTDTDRVTRLQTGDIDLLEPALPQMVHEHQSTGALTFTSAAEHCLDEAEVTFICLPTPARPDGSADLTTIFSMIPQLRRCLASGSQLVVKSTVPPGTHHQITAVLGRSDVTVTSNPEFLREGHAVHDWLHPDRIVLGVAAPKYTERIISLYSGINAPVVTTDPTSAELIKYAANTFLALKITYANTLAELCEHLGANITDIRTGLGHDPRIGNHHLRPGPGWGGPCLPKDVRALLAVGNNADCELELLRSVLKSNAHHQRRIVDLIEQLLSKPLARTRVCLLGLTFKPETNDVRNSSALPIATELVARDAQVIAYDPAVTDSVTELPHPPLAPTAAAALEGTDVVLVLTEWREFAALPWHNLARTMRGDLVVDTRGHLNPADLVQAGLRLHTLGDSPVRQLVAKAA, encoded by the coding sequence ATGACCACCGTGACAGTTATCGGCGCCGGCTATGTCGGCCTGACCACCGCAGCCTGTCTTGCACACCTCGGCCACCGCGTTACCGCCGTCGACACGGACACCGACCGCGTCACACGCCTGCAGACCGGAGACATCGATCTACTCGAACCCGCTTTGCCCCAGATGGTCCACGAGCACCAGAGCACCGGAGCACTCACCTTCACCTCCGCCGCCGAACACTGCCTCGACGAAGCCGAAGTGACCTTCATCTGCCTACCGACACCAGCAAGGCCTGACGGTAGCGCCGATCTCACCACCATTTTCAGCATGATTCCCCAGCTGCGTCGATGCCTCGCCTCCGGCAGCCAGCTCGTCGTGAAGTCCACGGTGCCACCCGGTACCCACCACCAGATTACGGCCGTACTGGGACGCAGCGACGTCACCGTCACCAGCAATCCCGAATTCCTACGTGAAGGCCACGCCGTTCACGACTGGCTCCACCCGGACCGCATCGTGCTCGGCGTCGCTGCCCCCAAGTACACCGAGCGCATCATCTCGCTCTACAGCGGCATCAACGCTCCTGTCGTCACCACCGATCCGACCAGCGCCGAGCTCATCAAATACGCCGCCAACACGTTCCTCGCCCTCAAGATCACCTACGCCAACACCCTCGCGGAGCTCTGCGAACACCTTGGCGCCAACATCACCGACATTCGTACCGGCCTTGGCCACGACCCCCGCATCGGAAACCACCATCTACGCCCCGGACCAGGATGGGGAGGGCCATGCCTGCCCAAAGACGTCCGCGCACTGCTCGCAGTCGGCAACAACGCCGACTGCGAGCTGGAGCTGCTCCGTTCGGTTCTGAAGTCGAACGCGCATCACCAGCGGCGCATCGTCGATTTGATCGAGCAGCTCCTGTCGAAGCCATTGGCCCGCACGCGCGTCTGCCTACTCGGCCTCACGTTCAAACCCGAGACCAACGACGTACGCAATTCATCCGCACTTCCCATCGCGACCGAGTTGGTAGCGCGCGATGCCCAGGTCATCGCGTATGACCCAGCCGTTACGGACTCCGTCACCGAGCTCCCTCATCCTCCACTCGCTCCCACAGCCGCTGCGGCATTGGAAGGGACGGACGTGGTTCTCGTGCTCACCGAATGGAGAGAATTCGCCGCCCTGCCTTGGCACAACCTCGCCCGAACCATGCGCGGCGACCTCGTCGTCGACACCAGAGGTCACCTCAATCCCGCCGACCTCGTCCAGGCGGGGCTACGCCTCCACACGCTCGGAGACAGCCCTGTTCGCCAGCTGGTCGCCAAGGCGGCGTGA
- a CDS encoding phosphotransferase, with the protein MTQEPIDQLRRLAETTLRTAVEITTAKVEHATGTLARMRAGDIGLIGKIHRTSTLHKREAYAYHNWTPYLGDAAPRLIAIAPELPGIVVTAVPGKPLHTVPLSSENERDAHRDAGRILRTLHQLPSHAASHEITTYLAERGEHWLNQLTNHLAPHDTDLVHSHLQALTTLTTARVSPCHLDFQPRNLLWHVDNRTRVIDFENSREDLAARDLTRLATRIWPQRPDLESAFLEGYGPLDETDTAVLRHVTALEAVTTLAYGLRNNEPDLADVGRSLLTDLRR; encoded by the coding sequence ATGACACAAGAACCCATTGACCAGCTACGACGCCTTGCCGAGACCACCCTGCGAACCGCAGTGGAGATCACGACCGCGAAAGTCGAACACGCCACAGGCACCCTCGCACGGATGCGGGCGGGCGATATCGGGCTCATCGGAAAGATCCACCGCACCTCCACGCTGCACAAGCGGGAGGCCTATGCCTACCACAACTGGACACCGTACCTCGGCGATGCCGCGCCACGACTGATCGCCATCGCACCGGAACTGCCCGGCATCGTCGTCACCGCCGTTCCCGGAAAACCGTTGCACACAGTGCCCCTCTCTTCCGAGAACGAGCGCGACGCACATCGTGATGCTGGTCGAATACTACGAACGCTGCACCAGCTTCCCTCACACGCCGCTTCCCACGAGATCACCACCTACCTCGCTGAACGCGGTGAACACTGGCTCAACCAGCTCACGAACCATCTAGCACCGCACGACACCGATCTCGTGCACTCCCATCTGCAGGCGCTGACCACGCTGACAACCGCACGTGTCTCGCCCTGCCACCTCGACTTCCAACCTCGCAACCTGCTGTGGCACGTCGACAACCGCACCCGTGTCATCGACTTCGAAAACAGTCGGGAAGATCTCGCCGCACGAGACCTCACTCGGCTGGCCACACGAATCTGGCCGCAGCGTCCGGATCTTGAGTCCGCATTCCTCGAAGGCTACGGCCCACTCGATGAAACCGACACGGCCGTGTTGCGTCACGTCACCGCGCTGGAAGCCGTTACCACGCTCGCTTACGGACTCCGCAATAACGAGCCCGACCTCGCCGACGTCGGGCGAAGCCTCCTCACTGATCTCCGCCGCTAA
- a CDS encoding histidine phosphatase family protein, giving the protein MTSELLLARHGEAHCNVTGEVGGETTCTGLTDHGYEQVRQLAQALRDNQSETPITALYTSPRQRTRDTAAVLGETLSLQPRVDPELRGLDHGDADGQTWITVKNGFGGRPQRYPHRPIAPNAESWNAFLTRCHAALRTIIERHADERIVIATHGETIEASFSLFYRLPLDEHECAGQITSHACLTRWQQHRNRFGHDVWMLDTHNDTRHLDTSTNPR; this is encoded by the coding sequence GTGACCAGTGAACTGCTACTTGCCCGGCACGGCGAGGCCCACTGCAACGTCACCGGAGAGGTCGGTGGCGAAACAACCTGCACCGGACTTACCGACCACGGATATGAGCAAGTGCGGCAACTCGCGCAAGCCCTCCGTGACAACCAATCCGAAACACCGATCACCGCCCTCTACACGAGCCCACGCCAACGCACTCGAGACACCGCAGCCGTCTTAGGTGAAACGCTTTCCCTACAACCCCGCGTTGATCCCGAGTTGCGCGGACTCGACCACGGCGATGCCGACGGGCAAACGTGGATCACAGTCAAGAACGGGTTCGGCGGCCGCCCGCAGCGCTATCCACATCGTCCCATCGCCCCCAACGCGGAATCGTGGAACGCTTTCCTCACACGTTGTCACGCCGCACTGCGAACGATCATCGAACGCCATGCGGATGAACGGATCGTCATCGCCACCCACGGCGAAACCATCGAAGCAAGCTTCTCGCTGTTCTACCGCCTGCCACTCGATGAGCACGAGTGCGCCGGACAGATCACCAGCCACGCCTGCCTGACTCGGTGGCAACAACACCGCAACCGCTTCGGCCATGACGTCTGGATGCTGGACACCCACAACGACACCCGACACCTCGACACCTCGACGAACCCGCGATGA
- a CDS encoding phosphotransferase, with translation MTPHTFRKSFRDVEAAETVVAHHRWLVELRSGVVFPKLLAHTGSTLEFERLPGPTAGTADITTVARALGQLHRAAWRGGLRHADMNRPFPIDGATKLAGFTEPRRQRLHAALTKAECPLTHDDIDTWLEISAELPVTLYKDANPRNAIISPDRGPVLVDVDTLTLAPVGYDLAKLIVTMAMTFGAVTREQVVEALTSYITAFGIEADRCPLGHIQVWAEFHHLLTHPWCGQHYAHEWNAIRTWSAAEVVSAARTHVPVRSREPHARDQ, from the coding sequence ATGACTCCACACACGTTCCGGAAGTCGTTTCGTGACGTCGAGGCAGCGGAGACTGTCGTCGCTCACCACCGGTGGCTCGTAGAACTTCGTTCCGGGGTCGTGTTCCCGAAACTGCTCGCACATACGGGATCGACCCTGGAATTCGAACGCCTCCCGGGACCAACCGCGGGGACCGCCGACATCACCACGGTGGCACGCGCATTGGGGCAACTCCACCGTGCCGCCTGGCGAGGCGGACTACGCCACGCCGACATGAACCGGCCGTTTCCCATAGATGGAGCGACAAAACTAGCGGGGTTTACCGAACCGCGCCGTCAGCGCCTGCACGCCGCGCTGACCAAAGCCGAGTGCCCACTGACCCACGACGACATCGACACCTGGCTCGAGATCTCGGCGGAACTACCGGTGACGTTGTACAAGGACGCCAACCCGCGCAACGCGATTATCTCACCCGATCGCGGCCCGGTCCTGGTCGACGTTGACACGCTCACCCTCGCACCCGTCGGCTACGACCTCGCCAAACTGATCGTCACCATGGCCATGACGTTCGGCGCGGTGACCCGTGAGCAGGTAGTCGAAGCCCTCACCAGCTACATCACCGCATTTGGCATCGAGGCCGATCGCTGCCCACTTGGCCACATCCAAGTGTGGGCCGAGTTCCACCATCTACTGACCCACCCGTGGTGCGGACAGCACTACGCCCACGAGTGGAACGCCATACGAACCTGGAGCGCCGCCGAGGTCGTCTCCGCAGCCCGCACCCACGTCCCGGTGAGGAGCCGTGAACCGCATGCCCGTGACCAGTGA
- a CDS encoding class I SAM-dependent methyltransferase produces MTAPNPFLDEDQRLALYGDARRLTQRTTVLGAAKVSGTPVAEVLASFLTDTPDHVLDVGCGRGGTTVHLVKAWLPGQLTALDASTALLDDAAARVADRAPELSPRVRFVAADFHDIPLPDDSVDVIVAAFCLYHSTDPGEVLAECRRCLRRNGRVILVTKSADSYAALDALVADANLDPGAVHRPSLYESFHSGNAEAVTASALRVDEVTHHHHRFRFSDPTHTARYLITNPKYELPEQSPHVIAEQLNSVLNGNGVSAQSTVTYVVASKT; encoded by the coding sequence ATGACCGCCCCCAACCCCTTTCTGGACGAGGACCAGCGACTTGCTCTCTACGGTGATGCTCGACGGCTGACACAGCGCACCACCGTGCTCGGAGCCGCCAAAGTCAGTGGAACACCGGTCGCCGAGGTCCTCGCGAGCTTCCTTACTGACACCCCTGATCACGTTCTCGACGTCGGCTGTGGTCGAGGTGGGACAACCGTGCACCTGGTCAAAGCCTGGCTACCAGGCCAACTGACGGCGCTCGATGCCTCCACCGCCTTGCTCGACGACGCAGCCGCCCGCGTGGCCGACCGGGCCCCCGAGCTGTCCCCGCGAGTGCGTTTCGTGGCCGCGGACTTCCACGACATCCCCTTGCCTGATGACAGCGTCGACGTCATCGTCGCCGCGTTCTGCCTGTATCACTCCACGGATCCCGGCGAGGTTCTCGCCGAGTGTCGTCGCTGCTTGCGCCGGAACGGGCGCGTCATCCTGGTCACCAAGTCAGCCGACAGCTACGCGGCTCTGGACGCACTCGTGGCGGACGCAAACCTCGATCCCGGCGCCGTACACCGACCGTCGCTGTACGAGTCCTTCCACAGCGGCAATGCCGAAGCCGTCACCGCGAGTGCGCTGCGGGTCGACGAGGTGACGCATCACCATCATCGATTTCGGTTCAGCGATCCAACCCACACCGCCCGATACCTCATCACCAACCCGAAATACGAGCTGCCCGAGCAATCCCCACACGTCATCGCCGAACAGCTGAACTCCGTCCTCAACGGCAACGGAGTCTCGGCTCAGTCCACCGTTACCTACGTCGTGGCCAGCAAGACATGA
- a CDS encoding P-loop NTPase family protein, whose product MRKIAICGCGGSGKSAIARQLSDRLELPVTHLDMVYYDEQWNPLSHDEFAAVQRRLVSEDRWILDGNYAGTMPIRLAAADVVIFLDIHPLVCLWGILQRRRHHRGSDELSRHLRGNLNWGFVKYILSYRTTMRPKVRTLLEEHATGNVIVLTSRRAARRYVETVSVRPETS is encoded by the coding sequence GTGCGCAAGATCGCCATCTGTGGGTGCGGTGGATCGGGCAAATCCGCCATCGCCCGCCAGCTCAGTGACCGACTGGAGCTGCCTGTCACCCACCTCGACATGGTCTACTACGACGAACAGTGGAACCCACTGAGCCACGACGAGTTCGCCGCCGTCCAACGCCGTCTCGTCTCCGAAGACCGGTGGATCCTCGACGGCAACTACGCCGGGACCATGCCCATCCGACTGGCCGCCGCCGATGTCGTGATCTTCCTCGATATCCATCCCCTGGTCTGCCTGTGGGGAATCCTGCAGCGGCGTCGGCACCACCGCGGGTCCGACGAGTTGTCCCGCCACCTACGCGGCAACCTGAACTGGGGATTCGTCAAATACATCCTCAGCTACCGCACGACCATGCGTCCGAAGGTCCGCACGCTGCTCGAGGAACACGCCACCGGCAATGTCATCGTCCTCACCAGTCGCCGCGCAGCGCGCCGTTACGTCGAGACCGTCTCAGTCCGTCCGGAAACATCATGA
- a CDS encoding CgeB family protein: MTNSTGTGLRIGYSFWGFLGAGIIDTPDGGRSHRCTLVDALIAAGHEIVFLQANRDFVEAGSDLRGTYQWDERGLPELDLLFLEWRWPIAGRNTTPCGQPGHTCDLHRQQQLLDHYTDQGLPTILWDKDQQLPAEDPLRQRSTVTVAEAALHPNPGAYSLLFPVADEDLDAFDPASAAAETRSWPLVYVGNQYDRDTAFDTYFVPAAARHRHRVCGKWPSTDRWPQVQFTGRIPFTAVDALYRDAISTVLLLPERYTRRGQMTQRLFEAVLTGCLPLAPTTIRSVSRFVPSSLQVASGTDTADRVTRLTRLRTSDKADLLRACADRLELFRASAQLDHLNALLPAATRSVRQLAP; encoded by the coding sequence ATGACGAACTCGACGGGCACCGGTCTTCGGATCGGATACAGCTTCTGGGGTTTCCTCGGTGCCGGAATCATCGACACTCCGGACGGTGGTCGCAGCCACCGCTGCACACTCGTCGACGCACTCATCGCGGCCGGACACGAGATCGTGTTTCTGCAGGCTAATCGCGACTTTGTCGAAGCGGGTAGTGACCTTCGAGGGACCTATCAGTGGGATGAGCGTGGTCTGCCGGAACTCGATCTGCTGTTCCTCGAATGGCGGTGGCCCATCGCCGGGCGCAACACCACACCCTGCGGCCAGCCTGGGCACACCTGTGACCTGCACCGGCAACAACAACTACTCGACCACTACACCGATCAAGGACTTCCCACGATCCTGTGGGACAAAGACCAGCAGCTCCCGGCCGAAGACCCACTACGCCAGCGGAGCACGGTCACGGTGGCAGAAGCAGCGCTGCACCCCAACCCCGGTGCGTACAGTTTGCTGTTCCCCGTCGCCGACGAAGACCTCGATGCCTTCGATCCAGCGAGTGCCGCGGCCGAAACCCGATCCTGGCCACTGGTGTATGTAGGCAACCAATACGACCGCGACACAGCGTTCGACACCTACTTCGTGCCTGCCGCCGCGCGGCATCGACACCGAGTCTGTGGCAAGTGGCCCTCCACGGACCGCTGGCCGCAGGTGCAGTTCACCGGACGCATCCCGTTCACAGCGGTCGACGCGCTCTACCGCGACGCGATCTCGACGGTGCTCCTGCTGCCCGAGCGCTACACCCGCCGGGGCCAGATGACCCAACGCTTGTTCGAAGCGGTCCTGACCGGGTGCCTGCCCTTGGCACCCACCACGATCAGATCCGTCTCCCGGTTCGTGCCGAGCTCACTGCAGGTTGCCTCCGGGACCGACACTGCCGACCGCGTCACCCGTCTTACCCGCCTGCGGACCAGCGACAAGGCTGATCTGCTCAGAGCCTGCGCCGACCGGCTGGAGCTCTTCCGCGCCAGCGCTCAGCTCGATCACCTCAACGCGCTCCTGCCGGCTGCCACCCGGTCCGTCAGGCAGCTGGCACCGTGA
- a CDS encoding carbamoyltransferase family protein, producing the protein MTEPMPHVLLGLCAFTHDSAAALLIDGHLVGFAEEERLSGIKHDRAMPRHAVDWLLAKHSLSAADVDDVAYNFDPARYLPAVLPAPAQLLARPRRAAQRSRSFLKVAARTLRRLGELRRCFPHAQVHAVPHHRAHGLYAFAASGTDHAGVLIVDSLGETETTTIAEARRYPDGSLHYRQHEALTDPASLGYVYGAVTEHLGWRRGDEEGTVMALAALGDPSRFRTVFTEAVRLTGCGFTVDSNLIALRVLSGRASRLTAEFRERTCPPRHVDEPVTEVHRDVAAALQERTEAVMLHLAHRARQYAGASTLCVGGGVAMNCVSIGRIAEAEVTDTMAVPPAPGDSGTAIGAALDTWHQRTGQLGTGAEHTCYLGPAFTNMALPEMPSHGLHARRVPNKARLLAEKLADGTIVGVFIGALEAGPRALGHRSILASPLDPDVVDRLNATVKYREPFRPFAPVVLADTATEYFQLGQRAPYMSMAVPVTDQAHQQIPSIVHANGTARVQTVEAEQNPFLTEVLREFAEITGVPVLINTSLNIKGKPICGTPDMALECLAESGIDALLLEDRWVSAP; encoded by the coding sequence ATGACCGAACCAATGCCCCACGTGCTGCTCGGGTTGTGCGCATTCACGCATGACTCCGCGGCTGCGCTGCTGATCGACGGTCATCTCGTCGGCTTCGCCGAGGAGGAACGACTCAGCGGGATCAAACACGACCGGGCAATGCCCCGCCACGCGGTGGATTGGCTGCTGGCCAAACACTCATTGAGCGCCGCCGACGTCGATGACGTGGCCTACAACTTCGACCCGGCCCGCTACCTGCCAGCCGTGCTACCAGCTCCTGCTCAGCTGTTAGCACGACCGCGGCGAGCTGCCCAGCGATCACGCTCGTTCCTGAAAGTCGCGGCCCGGACACTTCGTCGGCTTGGCGAGCTGCGGCGCTGCTTCCCCCACGCCCAGGTGCACGCGGTGCCGCACCATCGGGCGCACGGCCTGTATGCCTTCGCTGCCTCAGGCACCGACCACGCAGGCGTTCTCATCGTCGACAGCCTTGGGGAAACCGAGACGACCACGATCGCCGAAGCCCGTCGTTACCCCGACGGCAGCCTGCATTATCGACAGCACGAGGCGCTGACCGATCCCGCGTCGTTGGGCTACGTCTACGGAGCAGTGACCGAACATCTGGGCTGGCGCCGTGGCGACGAAGAAGGCACGGTCATGGCGCTGGCGGCGCTCGGCGACCCATCCCGGTTCCGCACGGTATTCACCGAGGCGGTGCGACTCACCGGCTGCGGGTTCACGGTCGACTCGAATCTGATCGCGCTACGGGTGCTTTCCGGGAGAGCCTCGCGGCTGACCGCTGAGTTCCGCGAGCGCACCTGCCCACCCCGGCACGTCGACGAGCCAGTGACAGAGGTTCATCGAGATGTGGCCGCCGCACTCCAGGAACGCACCGAGGCCGTCATGCTGCACCTGGCACACCGCGCCCGACAATACGCAGGCGCCAGCACACTGTGCGTGGGCGGGGGAGTGGCGATGAACTGTGTGAGCATCGGACGTATTGCAGAAGCCGAGGTCACCGACACCATGGCCGTACCACCTGCTCCCGGTGACTCGGGCACGGCTATCGGAGCAGCGCTGGACACATGGCATCAGCGCACTGGTCAGTTGGGCACCGGTGCCGAGCACACCTGCTACCTCGGGCCTGCTTTCACGAATATGGCGCTGCCTGAGATGCCCAGTCACGGATTACACGCCCGGCGTGTACCGAACAAGGCTCGTCTACTGGCCGAGAAGCTCGCGGACGGCACGATCGTCGGCGTGTTTATCGGTGCGTTGGAGGCCGGCCCACGCGCGCTTGGACACCGATCGATCCTGGCCTCGCCGCTCGACCCGGATGTTGTGGACCGGCTCAACGCCACGGTCAAGTACCGGGAACCGTTCCGACCTTTCGCTCCGGTGGTTCTGGCTGACACGGCCACCGAGTACTTCCAGCTGGGGCAGCGCGCGCCGTACATGTCGATGGCGGTACCGGTCACCGATCAGGCGCACCAGCAGATCCCCAGTATCGTGCACGCGAACGGAACCGCCCGCGTGCAGACCGTCGAGGCCGAACAGAACCCGTTTCTCACCGAGGTGCTGCGCGAGTTCGCCGAAATCACCGGCGTGCCCGTTTTGATCAACACCTCGCTCAACATCAAAGGCAAGCCGATCTGCGGCACGCCGGACATGGCGTTGGAGTGCTTGGCCGAATCCGGCATCGATGCCTTGCTCCTCGAAGACCGGTGGGTGAGCGCGCCATGA
- a CDS encoding thymidylate synthase, which yields MLSLSADDASDLFIRTSHSVARDGRATAPRGLSTTEILGAELVLQQPRNRFVDATPVRVLNPAFAAAEALWILSGSEDSWIFTFNERLRRFTDHGRLQGAYGPRLRRWRDEVDQLDVVRRKLSSDPATRQAVITLFDPSRDFAGYRDVPCTLGYRFWLRDGALHMFTSMRSQDAWLGLPYDLFTFTILQELLAGWLDVELGNYHHLVDSLHLYEQHLDAAADAPDHLDLLPEMLPLTVPWEDFDEMMNQLIAGETVGHRGWDDFATVLTSYRLWKTHDVDNARSLVTDAEQPLSQALSRWYDRLETSPTSIASAPVAPLGRSA from the coding sequence ATGCTGTCCTTGTCAGCCGACGACGCCTCGGATCTGTTTATCCGGACAAGCCACTCGGTCGCGCGCGACGGGCGAGCCACCGCGCCGCGTGGATTGTCGACGACAGAGATCCTCGGTGCCGAGCTCGTGCTCCAACAACCGCGCAACCGATTCGTCGATGCCACGCCGGTCCGTGTGCTCAATCCGGCCTTCGCCGCCGCTGAGGCGCTGTGGATTCTGTCGGGCTCCGAAGACAGCTGGATCTTCACGTTCAACGAGCGGCTGCGGCGATTCACCGATCATGGCCGCCTACAGGGTGCTTATGGCCCGCGACTGCGCCGGTGGCGAGATGAGGTCGACCAGCTCGACGTCGTTCGTCGGAAACTGAGCTCCGATCCAGCAACCCGGCAGGCCGTCATCACGCTGTTCGACCCCTCTCGTGACTTCGCGGGTTACCGAGATGTGCCCTGCACCTTGGGGTACCGCTTCTGGCTACGTGACGGCGCCTTACACATGTTCACGAGCATGCGCAGCCAGGACGCCTGGCTCGGACTCCCTTACGATCTGTTCACCTTCACGATCCTGCAGGAACTGCTCGCGGGGTGGCTCGACGTCGAGCTTGGCAACTACCACCACCTGGTCGACTCGCTGCACCTGTACGAACAGCACCTCGACGCCGCCGCAGACGCACCCGATCACCTCGACCTCCTGCCGGAGATGCTCCCGCTGACGGTTCCCTGGGAAGACTTCGACGAGATGATGAACCAGCTCATTGCCGGTGAGACCGTCGGGCATCGCGGCTGGGACGACTTCGCCACGGTGCTGACCTCCTACCGGCTGTGGAAAACACATGACGTCGACAACGCCCGGAGCCTGGTGACTGATGCCGAGCAGCCGCTCTCGCAGGCCCTGAGCCGGTGGTACGACCGGCTGGAGACGTCTCCGACCTCGATAGCGTCCGCTCCAGTGGCCCCACTCGGGAGGTCGGCATGA
- a CDS encoding NAD-dependent epimerase/dehydratase family protein, translated as MQDLAAEPDTVSAPSRQHIPSRVVVTGAAGFIGGHVARRLIAEGMEVCAVDRRDPEHDLVAGRNLSEVLGKPGFSFQCVDLADRGWESVLRGTDTVIHLAALPGVRPSWGARFDEYATCNVIATQRVMDASVTARIPRIIVASSSSVYGRTDGHPSPETTPTRPLSPYGATKLATEAIALAYAQRHDSVTSVAALRYFTVYGPRQRNDMLIGRALSAALGGAPLPLYGNGEQSRDFTYIDDVVEATLAATCSRVSGAVNVGAGTATSVREVLRVAEQLTGCRVPTKPMSAVDGDTPATLADSARAHGVLAWRPRVDLVTGMRRHLAWLQTQSVVPADATA; from the coding sequence ATGCAGGACCTGGCCGCAGAGCCCGACACAGTGTCGGCGCCGTCCAGACAGCACATCCCGTCTCGCGTGGTCGTGACCGGTGCAGCCGGGTTCATCGGTGGGCATGTGGCCCGCCGTCTCATTGCCGAGGGGATGGAGGTCTGTGCCGTTGACAGGCGTGACCCCGAGCATGACTTGGTGGCCGGGCGCAACCTGTCAGAGGTTCTCGGCAAGCCCGGCTTCTCGTTTCAGTGCGTAGACCTCGCTGACCGAGGTTGGGAGTCGGTACTGCGGGGAACGGACACCGTAATCCATCTGGCGGCCCTGCCCGGAGTTCGCCCGTCCTGGGGCGCGCGGTTCGATGAGTATGCGACCTGCAATGTCATCGCCACCCAGCGCGTCATGGACGCTTCTGTCACCGCGAGGATTCCCCGGATAATCGTGGCATCCTCCTCCAGCGTCTACGGCCGGACTGACGGGCACCCCAGCCCAGAGACCACCCCGACCCGGCCACTATCGCCGTACGGAGCGACCAAGCTGGCAACCGAGGCAATAGCTCTGGCATACGCACAGCGCCACGACAGTGTCACCAGCGTTGCCGCCCTGCGCTACTTCACCGTCTACGGCCCTCGCCAGCGAAACGACATGTTGATCGGCCGCGCGCTATCAGCCGCTCTCGGCGGTGCCCCGCTGCCACTGTACGGAAACGGCGAACAGAGCAGGGATTTCACCTACATCGACGACGTCGTCGAAGCCACATTGGCCGCCACCTGCTCGCGGGTCAGCGGCGCGGTCAACGTCGGAGCAGGCACGGCGACGAGTGTACGTGAGGTTCTGCGGGTGGCTGAGCAGCTCACCGGCTGCCGCGTCCCCACGAAGCCGATGTCGGCTGTGGATGGTGACACCCCCGCGACGCTGGCCGACTCCGCGCGAGCCCACGGTGTGCTGGCCTGGCGTCCCCGCGTGGATCTGGTTACCGGAATGAGGCGCCACCTGGCTTGGCTGCAGACCCAGTCGGTAGTCCCCGCTGATGCGACCGCATGA